From Calditrichota bacterium, one genomic window encodes:
- a CDS encoding peptidyl-prolyl cis-trans isomerase — protein MTKIFSLVLSLFVTLTTAFASESVVIATVNGDEITTDMMANELAHIHSTQSEQVHRSDFSVDRLLQRMINDRLLIQDAYDLGINEEKDVVDAVHWFRETSAYQMLLDDIAPKDITVSDEELLAAFEKYYRRAMLRMICVLDSSLSCAIADSIHEGVSMASLSRRYAIDRFKDLGGDAGVTALYDIPEDLASKLEATPQGELVGPMFLWDTWTVVRAEGFLPPDEAIYDSVKTILRRQILIDKGAQIRRALIAREGADIPVWVDSAAVDEIPYLALSGKDPKAVPVMRVGKSRELLATDLKNKFIHRTVGQATREKHEAVWEVVDEQYQVMMLKEIAKKKSYVDDPRLDKDAGAFRDSMMLVTYLRSVIAPTIKIRDEEIKQYYDSHPDDFYGTGRVRVGILTRETLGEAQGDYEKLLAGADFSWMAKQFSTDEFKDRGGLRDWIKTSQFPRDIAAQLDTLAIGGYLPPMSGDQGFVVIKLVDREPGERMTLDEVRAGIRSRLESQKQYAAIDATVSELRVDSDIKINEDALHLLQVSGPQGK, from the coding sequence ATGACGAAGATATTTTCGCTGGTTCTTTCGCTGTTTGTCACTCTGACGACGGCATTCGCAAGTGAATCCGTCGTGATCGCCACGGTAAACGGCGACGAGATTACGACGGACATGATGGCCAATGAACTGGCGCACATCCACTCGACTCAAAGCGAGCAAGTGCATCGCTCGGATTTCAGCGTGGACCGGCTCCTGCAGAGAATGATCAACGACCGTCTGTTGATTCAGGACGCGTACGACCTCGGCATCAACGAAGAAAAAGACGTCGTGGACGCAGTCCATTGGTTTCGCGAGACGTCGGCCTACCAAATGCTGCTCGACGACATCGCCCCAAAGGACATTACCGTTTCCGACGAAGAGCTTCTCGCCGCATTTGAAAAATACTACCGCCGCGCGATGCTCCGCATGATTTGCGTGTTGGACTCGTCTTTGTCGTGTGCGATCGCCGACAGCATTCACGAAGGCGTTTCAATGGCGTCGCTGTCGAGACGGTATGCGATTGACCGTTTCAAGGACTTGGGCGGCGACGCCGGAGTCACTGCTCTGTACGATATTCCCGAAGACCTCGCGAGCAAGCTCGAGGCGACACCGCAAGGCGAATTGGTCGGCCCGATGTTCCTGTGGGACACGTGGACGGTCGTTCGCGCGGAAGGATTTCTCCCCCCCGACGAAGCGATCTACGACAGCGTGAAGACTATTTTGCGTCGGCAGATTTTGATTGACAAAGGCGCTCAAATCCGTCGCGCGTTGATTGCCCGCGAAGGCGCGGATATACCGGTGTGGGTGGATTCGGCGGCCGTAGATGAGATTCCTTATCTCGCGTTGTCCGGCAAAGACCCGAAGGCCGTTCCCGTAATGCGGGTCGGCAAGAGCCGCGAGCTCTTGGCGACGGATCTGAAGAACAAATTCATCCACCGCACAGTGGGTCAAGCGACCCGCGAAAAACATGAAGCGGTTTGGGAAGTCGTCGATGAGCAATATCAAGTAATGATGCTCAAAGAGATCGCGAAGAAGAAATCGTACGTTGACGATCCGCGGTTGGACAAAGATGCCGGCGCGTTTCGCGATTCCATGATGCTCGTGACGTATCTTCGTTCCGTGATCGCACCGACGATCAAGATCAGGGACGAAGAAATCAAGCAGTATTATGATTCACATCCGGACGATTTCTACGGAACGGGTCGCGTCCGTGTGGGAATTTTGACGCGGGAGACACTCGGCGAGGCACAAGGGGATTATGAAAAACTTCTTGCGGGAGCCGATTTTTCGTGGATGGCAAAACAATTTTCGACGGATGAATTCAAGGATCGCGGCGGACTGCGTGACTGGATAAAGACCAGCCAATTCCCGCGCGACATCGCCGCACAGCTTGACACCTTGGCCATTGGCGGCTATCTTCCTCCGATGTCCGGCGACCAAGGTTTCGTGGTGATCAAACTTGTGGACCGCGAACCGGGAGAACGCATGACGCTCGACGAAGTGCGGGCCGGAATTCGTTCACGGTTGGAGTCTCAGAAACAATATGCGGCGATAGACGCAACCGTCAGCGAGTTGCGCGTCGACTCAGACATAAAAATCAACGAAGACGCCTTGCATTTGCTCCAAGTCTCGGGCCCGCAGGGTAAATAA
- a CDS encoding cytochrome c3 family protein: MLHRIVLLIVFATLGLFALDTHSGAQAQVKRGSRFSKQKDCLECHDAKDYRGKFAHEPAEKGDCAACHLPHGKVGALRLKDTGTALCTSCHSADSLHLNAEFVHDPARSGKCLDCHDPHRGQAKGLLKAEIPGLCIECHDAKQFEGTHKHKPMTDGCTACHDMHGSDHGNLLVQEPAQLCASCHAKADATFAKQHAGYPVGGKDCAQCHVPHSSEVKALLPSTVHAAMEGPSCSDCHNAPGDANPFSLVGSEREVCMGCHDPIEKYGDKTHDPVQSENCTECHNPHATPRKSLLKAGDAQVCGECHSAELDKTNLAHGHAAAKDACTTCHDGHGNMDDALLKTKGNDQCLQCHDNIAEALNQPVTHAAMKLGKCWSCHDPHGTNADKLLSQPEGDLCLKCHDKLTPDFAKRVVHQPFRRGDCGGCHDVHGGSNDHLLSATDNSLCQKCHEVTMKIADGNTVHPPFEDGACFDCHAPHASNHNGLLNASTASTCTECHSEIADEIKLAKSVHQPVADGQCTACHSPHQSANRALLLANAGQLCITCHADIETARNSTFPHPPANAGECLNCHNPHTSKNKGLLTESMPTLCLDCHVTDTPEFRASHLDQNGTNLNCGMCHDAHGSNVEHMLMNVQHAPFEDNDCSACHTAGAEGGNR; encoded by the coding sequence ATGCTACATCGAATCGTACTACTGATCGTATTCGCAACTTTGGGACTTTTCGCGCTGGATACTCACTCCGGTGCACAGGCTCAAGTGAAACGCGGATCCCGTTTCAGCAAACAAAAAGACTGCCTCGAGTGCCACGACGCGAAAGACTACCGCGGTAAATTTGCACACGAACCGGCGGAAAAAGGGGATTGCGCTGCGTGTCACTTGCCGCACGGCAAGGTTGGGGCGCTGCGACTTAAAGACACGGGCACTGCGCTTTGTACGTCGTGCCACAGCGCGGATTCGCTGCATTTGAACGCGGAATTCGTACACGATCCGGCGCGCTCGGGCAAGTGCCTCGATTGCCATGATCCGCATCGCGGACAAGCGAAAGGATTGCTGAAGGCGGAGATTCCCGGATTGTGTATCGAATGCCACGACGCGAAGCAATTCGAAGGCACGCACAAACATAAGCCGATGACCGACGGCTGCACAGCATGCCATGACATGCACGGCAGTGACCACGGAAATCTTCTCGTGCAGGAACCGGCGCAGCTTTGCGCGAGCTGTCACGCGAAGGCTGACGCCACGTTCGCCAAACAGCACGCGGGTTATCCGGTCGGCGGCAAAGACTGCGCGCAATGCCACGTGCCGCACTCGTCCGAAGTAAAGGCTTTGCTTCCGTCGACGGTGCATGCGGCGATGGAAGGTCCCTCCTGCTCAGATTGTCATAACGCTCCCGGCGACGCAAATCCCTTTTCGTTGGTCGGCAGCGAGCGCGAAGTCTGCATGGGCTGTCACGATCCGATCGAAAAGTATGGTGACAAAACACATGATCCCGTGCAAAGCGAGAATTGCACGGAATGCCACAATCCGCACGCCACTCCGCGCAAGAGCCTGCTGAAAGCCGGCGACGCGCAAGTTTGCGGCGAATGCCACTCGGCGGAACTCGATAAGACGAATCTCGCTCACGGGCACGCCGCAGCCAAAGACGCTTGCACGACCTGCCACGACGGGCACGGCAACATGGACGACGCGCTTTTGAAAACCAAAGGCAACGATCAGTGTTTGCAATGTCACGACAATATCGCTGAGGCGCTCAACCAGCCGGTGACGCACGCGGCGATGAAACTCGGGAAGTGCTGGAGTTGTCACGATCCGCACGGCACGAATGCCGACAAACTTCTGAGCCAGCCGGAAGGCGACTTGTGTCTGAAGTGTCACGACAAGTTGACGCCGGACTTTGCCAAGCGCGTCGTGCACCAACCGTTCCGCCGCGGAGACTGCGGAGGCTGTCACGACGTACACGGCGGCAGCAACGATCATTTGCTTTCGGCAACGGACAATTCGCTGTGTCAGAAATGCCACGAGGTTACGATGAAGATCGCCGACGGCAACACAGTGCATCCTCCGTTCGAAGACGGAGCCTGTTTTGATTGCCATGCTCCACATGCTAGCAATCACAACGGACTGCTAAATGCTTCAACGGCGTCGACGTGCACCGAGTGCCACAGCGAAATAGCCGACGAAATCAAGCTGGCAAAATCCGTTCACCAGCCGGTTGCTGACGGACAATGTACGGCCTGCCACAGTCCGCACCAAAGCGCCAACCGCGCTCTGCTGCTTGCCAACGCCGGACAGCTTTGCATCACGTGCCATGCGGATATCGAAACGGCGCGCAACTCCACGTTCCCGCATCCTCCGGCGAATGCGGGAGAGTGTTTGAACTGCCACAATCCGCACACGAGCAAGAACAAGGGTCTTCTGACGGAATCGATGCCGACCCTTTGTTTGGATTGCCACGTTACGGATACTCCGGAATTCCGGGCGTCGCATTTGGATCAAAACGGAACCAATCTAAATTGCGGAATGTGTCACGACGCTCACGGCTCGAACGTCGAGCATATGTTGATGAACGTCCAGCACGCACCGTTTGAAGATAACGATTGTTCAGCCTGCCACACGGCGGGAGCGGAAGGAGGCAACCGATGA
- a CDS encoding cytochrome c3 family protein has translation MKRTMFLLCVVAVLLNVRGLFSQQLPKVDQRKACLECHDDISDELKLQDVHGPVEDGECSACHNPHAARHENLLVDAEGTLCASCHDEAHDWRRRSNQHKPVEDGECTRCHRPHASENNDLLVASSRDLCATCHTEVRDWMGKNTTHAPMRVGQCYKCHDVHGSDRPNLLTKDASDLCITCHGNLQKLRERHVGFDPVGKNCAACHDPHASDSPSLVMSNKHVPFEDHDCSACHGQAKPDGSYPLKAAVQTVCSECHDDEAKHFAKFMPHGADDQNSCEMCHNGHASDQNSLLLSSQKNLCVKCHDPSHGVETVGNNPHTKYACTKCHDPHGSANAGYLTKPPLELCVECHQHEHRSAHPIGDKFTDPITGGPLGCTSCHDLHSWEGEPLLVASGDRDLCVRCHRDK, from the coding sequence ATGAAACGGACCATGTTCTTACTTTGCGTGGTCGCAGTGCTGCTGAACGTACGCGGCCTCTTTTCGCAACAGTTGCCGAAAGTAGATCAGCGCAAAGCCTGTCTTGAATGTCATGACGATATTTCCGATGAGTTGAAACTACAGGACGTACACGGCCCGGTCGAAGACGGCGAGTGCAGCGCATGCCACAATCCTCACGCCGCACGGCACGAGAATTTGCTGGTGGACGCTGAAGGAACACTTTGCGCAAGCTGCCATGACGAAGCACACGATTGGCGCCGCAGATCGAACCAGCACAAACCCGTTGAAGACGGAGAATGCACACGCTGCCACAGACCTCACGCTTCGGAGAACAACGACTTGCTGGTTGCTTCAAGCCGCGACCTGTGCGCCACGTGCCACACTGAAGTTCGCGATTGGATGGGAAAGAACACGACGCACGCACCGATGCGCGTAGGCCAGTGTTATAAATGCCACGACGTGCACGGCAGCGACCGTCCGAATCTGTTGACGAAAGACGCGTCAGATTTGTGTATCACGTGTCACGGGAATCTACAGAAATTGCGCGAACGCCACGTCGGTTTTGATCCGGTCGGAAAGAACTGCGCGGCCTGTCATGATCCGCACGCGAGCGACTCGCCGTCCTTGGTGATGAGCAACAAGCACGTGCCGTTTGAAGATCACGACTGTTCGGCGTGCCACGGACAAGCAAAACCGGACGGAAGCTATCCGCTCAAAGCGGCCGTTCAAACGGTATGCAGCGAATGTCACGACGACGAAGCTAAGCACTTCGCGAAGTTTATGCCTCACGGCGCGGATGACCAGAATTCATGTGAGATGTGTCACAACGGTCACGCGTCCGATCAAAATTCTCTATTGCTTTCCAGTCAGAAGAATCTGTGCGTGAAATGCCACGATCCGTCGCACGGAGTTGAAACGGTCGGCAACAATCCGCACACGAAATACGCTTGCACGAAATGTCACGATCCGCACGGCAGCGCCAACGCCGGTTATTTGACCAAGCCGCCACTTGAGCTTTGCGTCGAATGTCACCAGCATGAGCACCGCAGTGCGCACCCGATTGGTGACAAATTTACCGACCCGATTACGGGCGGCCCGCTCGGCTGCACGAGTTGCCATGATTTGCATTCGTGGGAAGGCGAGCCGTTGTTGGTCGCGTCCGGCGACCGCGATTTGTGCGTGCGCTGTCACCGCGACAAATAA
- a CDS encoding peroxiredoxin, whose protein sequence is MADKKEGCLSAAAGVLTKEAKPAADQPTASGKEPRMTARVGLKAPDFEAGALMDGTFKNIKLSEYLGKWVVLCFYPGDFTFVUPTELAAVAVKYKDLKALGVEILAVSTDSRFTHKIWQEQELSKIVSGGVPFPMLSDAGGAIGEVYGVYDAAAGVDIRGRFIIDPEGVIRGAEILTPEVGRNVSELFRQLQAFQHVVKTGEVTPSGWQPGKPTLKPGFELAGNVWKEWKVDHAFS, encoded by the coding sequence ATGGCGGACAAAAAGGAAGGTTGCTTGTCTGCTGCCGCCGGGGTGCTGACCAAAGAGGCCAAGCCCGCGGCGGACCAACCAACCGCATCAGGAAAGGAACCTCGTATGACCGCGAGAGTAGGTTTGAAGGCTCCCGATTTCGAAGCCGGCGCTTTGATGGACGGAACTTTCAAAAATATCAAACTGTCGGAGTATTTGGGAAAGTGGGTTGTGCTCTGCTTCTACCCCGGCGACTTCACTTTTGTTTGACCGACGGAATTGGCTGCGGTCGCAGTCAAGTACAAAGACCTAAAAGCACTCGGCGTCGAAATTTTGGCGGTCAGCACCGACAGCCGTTTCACGCACAAGATTTGGCAAGAACAAGAGCTGTCGAAAATTGTTAGCGGCGGAGTGCCGTTCCCAATGCTCTCCGACGCAGGTGGAGCAATCGGTGAAGTTTACGGCGTGTATGACGCCGCCGCTGGAGTAGACATTCGCGGCAGGTTCATTATCGATCCTGAAGGCGTTATTCGCGGCGCCGAAATTCTCACACCCGAAGTGGGACGAAATGTTTCCGAACTTTTCCGGCAACTACAGGCCTTCCAACACGTCGTTAAGACTGGCGAGGTCACTCCGTCTGGTTGGCAACCCGGAAAACCGACGTTGAAGCCGGGATTTGAACTGGCAGGAAACGTCTGGAAAGAGTGGAAAGTAGACCACGCGTTCTCGTGA
- a CDS encoding helix-turn-helix domain-containing protein has product MEPKSTIGKIDSMYDIDWATTKSRIRCCRDVANANGVVHVVEDLERGDVVSIILRPNHRLQNVVIQKQDRLQVYATKSSFHYWITVGSSGAWELTGRIVKDTDGMFAKFKANLHDVPFRSYLVSMALVGHANTGDPQVPNVMTTKEAARYLCVSTSKVYKLAASGELKRTRQKRFRRTDLDTYLARPAKRSP; this is encoded by the coding sequence ATGGAGCCGAAGTCAACGATTGGCAAGATTGATAGTATGTACGATATTGACTGGGCGACGACCAAATCGCGGATCCGCTGCTGTCGGGATGTCGCAAATGCGAATGGGGTAGTGCATGTAGTTGAAGACCTTGAAAGAGGCGATGTGGTTTCGATCATCCTTCGGCCAAATCACAGACTTCAAAATGTGGTCATTCAAAAGCAAGATCGCTTGCAAGTTTATGCGACGAAGTCAAGCTTTCACTACTGGATTACCGTGGGTTCCTCTGGGGCGTGGGAGCTTACGGGGCGAATAGTCAAAGATACGGATGGTATGTTCGCCAAGTTCAAAGCAAATTTGCATGACGTTCCTTTTCGGTCATACCTCGTTAGCATGGCGCTTGTGGGACATGCAAATACTGGCGATCCGCAGGTACCGAATGTGATGACCACCAAGGAAGCCGCGAGATACCTATGTGTTTCAACGAGCAAGGTGTATAAGCTAGCGGCATCAGGCGAGCTGAAGCGGACACGGCAGAAGAGATTCCGACGCACCGATCTTGATACGTATCTTGCTCGGCCCGCGAAACGCAGCCCGTAA
- a CDS encoding class I SAM-dependent methyltransferase, with product MMKFLYGDVCLYSNRQLDSKRPYIEWTHKRSRSRRLGITSSSFGKDHIGVFLDVGCGTSSFLNNCYQLGWDVWGVDIDPSAIAHQRAECPEGKFFASAFLDAQLPEDHFDFVSFWSYFEHEQEQTASLSKARKCLKQGGLLVIEVPDVGGRLVGFSGRYWPYWDPPFHVVHHGTRSLQRLLDKSGFKVVSTQKHGTSPLYFKYSPLLLCAFTALQRSYNSKAMDVLVSGISRATLPLEEILGLAGKLVVVAAKSD from the coding sequence TTGATGAAGTTTCTTTATGGTGATGTTTGTCTCTACTCCAACCGACAGTTGGATAGTAAAAGACCGTACATAGAGTGGACGCACAAGAGAAGCCGGAGTCGACGGCTTGGAATAACATCGTCGTCCTTTGGCAAGGATCACATCGGCGTCTTCTTGGATGTTGGCTGTGGTACTTCAAGCTTCTTGAATAACTGTTATCAACTTGGCTGGGATGTTTGGGGTGTAGATATTGACCCATCTGCGATTGCACATCAGAGGGCAGAATGTCCCGAAGGCAAGTTCTTTGCCAGTGCTTTTCTTGATGCTCAGCTTCCAGAAGACCATTTCGACTTTGTTTCGTTCTGGAGCTACTTTGAGCACGAGCAAGAGCAGACTGCGAGCCTATCAAAGGCAAGAAAGTGTCTGAAACAAGGCGGACTGCTTGTAATCGAAGTTCCCGATGTCGGAGGTAGGCTCGTTGGCTTCTCAGGTAGATATTGGCCGTATTGGGACCCTCCTTTCCACGTGGTTCACCACGGGACACGTTCACTTCAAAGACTACTGGATAAATCAGGATTCAAAGTGGTCTCAACGCAGAAGCATGGAACGTCGCCACTCTATTTCAAGTATTCCCCACTTCTTCTATGTGCGTTCACTGCGCTCCAAAGGAGCTATAACAGCAAGGCAATGGATGTCCTTGTGTCGGGCATCTCGCGCGCGACGCTACCTCTTGAGGAGATTCTAGGTCTAGCTGGCAAGCTTGTTGTTGTTGCAGCAAAGTCTGACTAA
- a CDS encoding radical SAM protein: MPFNLVIGSRCNKACDYCFTRGLERGASNWMPLPVVDRLCGMLADAGVNYAGVTGGEPTLHPQFGRIAEAILSYGLDIHLKSNGIWPDSIERLVSEIDPQRISFLLGVLPREDYRAKEWEKLRSILRRIPSAKCTLGITILSPMFCFDHIVDLASEFGIGQVRWALAHPSTNDRNTPNSSVSISDYALYADRLVDMSEALFAVGARTVGDHSSILCMWNVEQERRLDLIGSTQITTCEPTVDFLPDGKAAYCLPLAGLFSLDANSYDSLDMVVAYFDKISRALRSCKLPFSQCETCESYPGICHGGCFAHKSLENATAYTNSWTTQSDSNRVLELRHDLEVRRQNQDRCYLTMVTEKGRKEAEFIATEDYHRLLQYFDGNTTIGEIQSRIMADCRLSKEETTKILDKFLLISWSYETLAEYQN; the protein is encoded by the coding sequence ATGCCGTTCAATTTAGTAATTGGCTCGCGCTGCAATAAGGCATGCGACTACTGCTTCACTCGTGGCCTTGAAAGGGGAGCATCCAACTGGATGCCACTTCCAGTCGTTGATAGATTGTGCGGCATGCTTGCTGATGCCGGAGTCAACTATGCTGGAGTTACTGGAGGCGAGCCGACACTCCACCCCCAATTCGGACGGATCGCTGAAGCAATTCTGTCTTATGGCCTAGACATACACCTTAAGTCTAACGGTATTTGGCCCGATAGCATTGAGCGACTAGTTTCCGAAATAGATCCACAGCGAATCTCCTTCCTTTTAGGTGTTTTGCCCCGAGAAGATTATCGCGCGAAAGAATGGGAAAAGCTCCGAAGTATACTTCGTAGAATTCCCTCCGCTAAATGCACTTTGGGCATAACCATTCTCTCCCCTATGTTTTGTTTCGATCATATCGTCGATCTGGCCAGTGAATTCGGGATAGGCCAGGTTCGTTGGGCGCTCGCTCATCCATCAACAAATGACCGCAATACACCTAACTCGTCTGTTTCAATTAGTGACTATGCCTTATATGCCGATAGGCTTGTGGACATGTCAGAAGCGCTTTTTGCTGTTGGTGCCCGAACAGTCGGCGACCACTCTTCTATTTTATGCATGTGGAACGTTGAACAAGAAAGACGGCTGGACCTTATTGGTTCCACCCAGATAACGACATGTGAGCCAACGGTTGACTTCCTTCCAGACGGCAAAGCAGCATACTGTTTGCCTCTTGCGGGCTTGTTTTCGCTTGACGCAAATTCATATGATAGTCTTGATATGGTCGTCGCATATTTCGACAAAATCTCGCGGGCATTGCGATCATGCAAATTGCCATTTAGTCAGTGCGAAACTTGTGAGTCATATCCTGGTATCTGCCACGGCGGGTGTTTTGCACATAAGTCTCTCGAGAATGCTACAGCTTACACAAACAGTTGGACGACTCAGTCGGACAGTAATCGAGTTCTTGAGTTGCGTCACGACTTGGAAGTTCGGCGACAAAACCAAGACAGATGTTATCTCACGATGGTGACTGAGAAAGGAAGAAAAGAGGCTGAATTTATTGCCACCGAGGATTACCATCGACTTTTGCAATATTTTGACGGTAATACGACAATTGGAGAAATTCAATCGCGGATCATGGCTGATTGCAGACTCAGTAAGGAAGAAACTACTAAGATTCTGGACAAGTTTCTGCTCATAAGTTGGTCGTATGAAACGTTAGCGGAATACCAAAACTAA
- a CDS encoding ATP-binding cassette domain-containing protein codes for MIAIKNLRKQFQGRGARPGFLLDVQRFEIAPGEIVYFIGPNGSGKSTLLGLISGDISADGGEVIVLDLPRMASDIDLLKLPPYRRSKFLGIAPQESEFALVEELSVLENIVIAMNKSRTLPFLFPTVRLRSRSMSLASELGLDLEFRMNESVGNLSGGERQSLVALLATVGDPSLLLFDEFTASLDPQMATDVLTRTSNLIRSKRLSAFMVTHRHSEAISYADRVVVLNRGKVHTIITRGSAEFAIDYLSSLFKELYYQKLD; via the coding sequence ATGATTGCCATTAAGAACTTACGAAAACAATTTCAGGGCAGAGGCGCGAGACCGGGCTTTCTCTTGGATGTTCAGCGCTTCGAAATTGCACCTGGAGAAATTGTCTACTTCATCGGACCGAACGGATCCGGCAAGAGCACTTTGCTTGGATTGATTTCTGGCGATATTAGCGCAGACGGTGGGGAAGTCATCGTTCTTGATTTACCTAGGATGGCATCAGATATTGACCTTTTGAAGCTGCCACCATATCGCCGTTCTAAATTTCTTGGGATTGCGCCACAAGAATCAGAGTTTGCTTTGGTCGAAGAATTGAGTGTGCTTGAAAATATCGTGATAGCTATGAACAAGAGTAGGACTCTTCCTTTCCTATTTCCTACCGTGCGACTCAGAAGTAGATCGATGTCTCTAGCCTCAGAGTTGGGGTTGGATTTGGAGTTCCGGATGAACGAATCAGTTGGTAATTTGTCAGGCGGAGAAAGGCAAAGTCTTGTTGCACTTCTTGCCACCGTGGGGGATCCTTCTCTTCTCTTGTTCGACGAGTTTACAGCTTCATTGGATCCTCAAATGGCAACGGATGTTCTCACTCGCACTAGTAATCTAATTCGCTCCAAGCGTCTGTCGGCATTTATGGTAACGCATCGGCATTCAGAAGCCATATCATATGCGGATAGAGTGGTTGTGTTGAATCGCGGAAAGGTACACACTATAATAACACGGGGGTCCGCCGAGTTCGCTATTGATTACCTAAGTAGCTTGTTCAAGGAGCTTTACTATCAAAAACTGGATTGA
- a CDS encoding ABC transporter permease, with product MEAVLYKTFSALSLGMAFSLYAVGIAIAFRWIKFPDLTGDGSFALGGVVTARLIAEGWNVWAAMPVSIVMGILAGACTASMHRYLRVPKILAGVLTLMGLYSINLRILGQPNLPISREHGVFSIWPEASGAWWALGILAVTAVIVVLVIGLTWLALESREGLLTRVAGANPRLASSVGVSPRRIVWGLAGANGLIALAGTLIAQRSYSADIQMGTGQIIVAVAALFIGMTFFRRPTALHLALAGIFGSCLYMVLIQIALEFGLQPQDFRLVSTLIVLGCIVVVAARGGRDALRRGADAFGVDLAP from the coding sequence GTGGAAGCAGTATTATATAAGACGTTTTCGGCCCTATCGCTCGGAATGGCATTCTCGCTTTATGCGGTAGGAATTGCCATCGCCTTCCGATGGATCAAGTTCCCAGATCTCACTGGAGATGGTTCGTTCGCGCTCGGAGGCGTTGTTACCGCCAGACTAATTGCAGAAGGCTGGAACGTCTGGGCAGCTATGCCCGTATCAATTGTCATGGGGATACTTGCCGGTGCCTGCACAGCCAGTATGCATAGATACTTGCGTGTTCCGAAGATCCTAGCAGGAGTCCTTACCTTGATGGGGCTTTATTCAATAAACCTTAGGATATTAGGCCAGCCAAATCTTCCCATATCTCGCGAGCACGGAGTATTTTCCATTTGGCCGGAGGCAAGCGGTGCGTGGTGGGCATTGGGCATTCTCGCGGTTACTGCTGTTATTGTAGTTCTGGTGATTGGTCTTACATGGTTAGCGTTAGAATCGCGCGAAGGTCTGCTTACAAGAGTAGCCGGAGCAAATCCAAGACTGGCTTCTTCTGTTGGCGTTTCACCTCGAAGAATCGTCTGGGGATTGGCAGGGGCTAATGGGCTTATTGCGCTGGCTGGTACTTTGATTGCACAACGTTCCTACAGTGCCGACATCCAAATGGGAACTGGTCAGATTATTGTGGCCGTCGCGGCACTTTTTATCGGAATGACGTTCTTTCGTCGGCCAACGGCCTTGCACCTTGCACTTGCCGGGATATTCGGATCTTGTCTTTACATGGTTCTGATCCAGATAGCACTGGAGTTTGGGCTTCAACCCCAAGATTTTAGACTTGTAAGCACCCTAATTGTATTAGGTTGCATTGTTGTCGTTGCAGCCAGAGGTGGACGCGACGCGCTCCGCAGAGGGGCAGACGCCTTTGGAGTAGACTTGGCACCATGA
- a CDS encoding ABC transporter substrate-binding protein, with the protein MKKLEFQVAVFQIIEIEPVADLRKGFSETLMASDLGKAGKIKILPYKDAQNDVTLTNQIADQIVSDKPDLIYVLGTPVAQAIAERTKTIPIVQGGVTDPVAAKLAASWDGSGRNYAASTDLPPVQAIFEIASKALPNAKRIGVVFGSGESNSQAVMARVRIVAKNLGMELVERTVTNTSEVSSATVALVGNVDAIFVPTDNTVHQALPSLLQVAKDNKLPVFDCTRSSVEAGALFALGGSYEEMGRTAGKIASEILSGTNPGTIPIAFVQDPELYWNEGVAEELGVSPVGDVKSSIDVWIRNGQQVSAP; encoded by the coding sequence ATGAAGAAATTGGAGTTTCAAGTCGCTGTCTTCCAAATCATCGAAATCGAACCAGTCGCAGACTTGCGAAAGGGTTTTTCCGAGACTTTGATGGCATCCGACCTTGGAAAAGCTGGGAAGATTAAGATTCTTCCCTACAAGGATGCACAGAATGACGTGACGTTGACGAACCAGATTGCGGATCAAATTGTGTCGGACAAGCCGGATTTGATCTACGTTTTGGGCACGCCAGTTGCTCAGGCAATCGCGGAACGAACCAAGACGATTCCAATTGTGCAGGGTGGTGTGACGGATCCTGTTGCAGCAAAGCTCGCAGCGTCATGGGACGGTTCTGGTCGAAACTATGCGGCATCAACAGACCTTCCTCCCGTCCAAGCAATCTTCGAGATTGCAAGCAAAGCACTGCCCAACGCCAAGAGAATCGGAGTTGTGTTCGGTTCGGGTGAAAGCAACTCACAGGCGGTGATGGCTCGGGTACGAATTGTCGCCAAGAATCTTGGAATGGAGCTTGTAGAACGCACTGTTACGAACACCTCCGAGGTTTCCAGCGCAACCGTTGCTCTTGTCGGCAACGTGGATGCGATATTCGTTCCCACAGACAATACTGTGCATCAGGCCCTTCCCTCTTTGCTTCAGGTAGCGAAGGACAACAAGCTACCCGTGTTTGATTGTACAAGGTCGTCTGTAGAAGCGGGTGCCCTTTTCGCCTTGGGTGGGAGCTACGAAGAAATGGGCAGAACAGCAGGAAAGATTGCCTCTGAAATTCTTAGTGGGACAAATCCCGGCACAATTCCAATCGCATTTGTCCAAGATCCGGAGCTTTATTGGAACGAAGGGGTGGCTGAAGAATTGGGTGTTTCACCAGTGGGCGATGTTAAGAGTAGCATCGACGTGTGGATACGCAACGGACAGCAAGTCTCCGCGCCTTAA